The DNA window GCAACAGGCGATCGATGCGCTCCCCGAGACGGACCAAGCCGTCACGCTGTGTCTGGACAAGGGTGAATTCCCGCTCAAAGGGCTGGTGTCGATCCAACGCGACAAGCTCACCTTGCGCGGAAGTGGAAAGCAGACCGTCCTGCGCATGCGCGACGGCGTACAGCAGCCGCTACTGGTCATCGGTGACTATCTGCATCAGGTGCCAGAGCGCGTCATCCAGCATGTCGCCGTGGAAGACCTGAGCCTGGTCGGTGGCCAGGCCGACAACGAATTCATGCCCGAGCGCCCCTATCTGAGCAACAGCGCGGTGGTGGTCCGCAAGGGGCGCGACATCCGCCTGAGCCGGCTCAGCGCCAGCCACTGCCGCAGCGCCTGCCTGTTGACCGAGCAGGACACCCGCGGCGTGGTGATCGATCACAACGACGTGTCCGGCGCGGCCTGGGACGGAGTGTCGTTCAACAGCACCTCGCAGGTCCTCCTGGTGGACAATGAGATCCACGACAACGTGGCCGCCGGGATGACCGCCGAGCACATTACCGACAGCCAGATCCGTGACAACCGGTTCATCGACAACGGCAGCCAGGGCATCTACCTGTCCAACTCCACCGGCAACCAGTTCTCGGGCAACACCTTCACTGGCAACCACCTGGCCGGCGTCTTCCTGACCTGCGCGATCCGCTACCGCAATGCCGACGGCAGCACCCAGTGCTGGGACAACAGCATGAGCCAGGACAACGTATTCGCGGCCAACCGCTTCGATAGGAATCCCCACACCTACACCATCGGCGTGGACAACGCGGCCAACTGCCGCAGCGACGGGTTCAAGCCCAACCTCTGGCGCGGCGACAATCAGGCAACCGTCTCCGGCGTGGACCTTGATCCGCAACGCTATGGAGATTGCGTGCGGCACGAACCGGCCCCGGCCACCTCATCCTGACCACCCCGGGCCGCGGACGAGAAGGCCCGCCAACAGGCGGGCCTTCTCGTCTCAGATGTCAGACGGGGAACTACGCCAGCGCCTGTGCGTGCACGCCTGCGATCGCGCGCCCCGACGGGTCTGCCGCATTGGCGAAGCTGGCATCCCAGGCAATCGCCGCCGGCGACGAGCAGGCGATCGACTTGCCGCCCGGCACGGTCTCGGCTGCGGCCGGCGACGGAAAGGCCTGCTCGAACAAGGTGCGGTAGTAATAGCCTTCCTTGGTCGTCGGCGGGTTGACCGGGAATCGCTTGTCGGCCGCCGCCAGCTCGCGGTCGGTCACCTGGGCCTCGGCGTGGGCCTTGAGGCCGTCGATCCAGCCGTAGCCGACGCCGTCGCTGAACTGCTCCTTCTGCCGCCACAGGATCGAATCGGGCAGATAGCCTGCAAAGGCTTCGCGCAGCACGGCCTTCTCGATGCGCTTTTTCCCGTCCGCACCCACCGTGATCATCTTGTGCGAGGCGTCCATGCGCATGGCCACGTCCATGAATTCGCGGTCCAGGAACGGCACGCGCGGCTCC is part of the Pseudoxanthomonas sp. JBR18 genome and encodes:
- a CDS encoding right-handed parallel beta-helix repeat-containing protein, coding for MPLIAVAALPHQAHAAEPAACTARVAPGQDLQQAIDALPETDQAVTLCLDKGEFPLKGLVSIQRDKLTLRGSGKQTVLRMRDGVQQPLLVIGDYLHQVPERVIQHVAVEDLSLVGGQADNEFMPERPYLSNSAVVVRKGRDIRLSRLSASHCRSACLLTEQDTRGVVIDHNDVSGAAWDGVSFNSTSQVLLVDNEIHDNVAAGMTAEHITDSQIRDNRFIDNGSQGIYLSNSTGNQFSGNTFTGNHLAGVFLTCAIRYRNADGSTQCWDNSMSQDNVFAANRFDRNPHTYTIGVDNAANCRSDGFKPNLWRGDNQATVSGVDLDPQRYGDCVRHEPAPATSS